In Notolabrus celidotus isolate fNotCel1 chromosome 22, fNotCel1.pri, whole genome shotgun sequence, one genomic interval encodes:
- the gchfr gene encoding GTP cyclohydrolase 1 feedback regulatory protein isoform X1: MPYIFISTQIRLETGPTNVGDEYSDPAVMNYLGARKTTMLGNNFSEYHVDDPPRMVLDKLEKIGFRVLTMTGVGQTLVWCLHKDIE; this comes from the exons ATGCCTTACATATTCATCAGTACGCAGATCCGGCTG GAGACTGGCCCAACTAATGTGGGAGATGAGTATTCTGATCCAGCCGTCATGAATTACCTGGGAGCAAGGAAAACAACCATGCTGGGAAACAACTT TTCTGAGTACCATGTGGACGACCCTCCACGCATGGTGTTGGACAAGCTGGAGAAGATCGGCTTCCGGGTGCTGACGATGACGGGGGTGGGACAGACGCTGGTGTGGTGCCTCCACAAAGACATAGAATGA
- the gchfr gene encoding GTP cyclohydrolase 1 feedback regulatory protein isoform X2, which produces MPYIFISTQIRLTGPTNVGDEYSDPAVMNYLGARKTTMLGNNFSEYHVDDPPRMVLDKLEKIGFRVLTMTGVGQTLVWCLHKDIE; this is translated from the exons ATGCCTTACATATTCATCAGTACGCAGATCCGGCTG ACTGGCCCAACTAATGTGGGAGATGAGTATTCTGATCCAGCCGTCATGAATTACCTGGGAGCAAGGAAAACAACCATGCTGGGAAACAACTT TTCTGAGTACCATGTGGACGACCCTCCACGCATGGTGTTGGACAAGCTGGAGAAGATCGGCTTCCGGGTGCTGACGATGACGGGGGTGGGACAGACGCTGGTGTGGTGCCTCCACAAAGACATAGAATGA